CGACACTGCGGAACGAGAACGTCGAGGTGACCGTGAAGAGCGAGCTCAGGAACATCACCGAGGTCAGGGACCTGATCAGCTATCTATCCTCCAGGAGGCTCAACGGAACCGGGAAGGCCTTCCTGTGGAGTGCCGAAGACTTGTCTGGCGAGCTGGATAAGCTCGGGATTAAGTGGGAGAGGGCATCATGAGGAGGCTCAAGTACGTTCTGTCAGAGGGGAGGGGAGGGACCGCCGTCCTCAGGGTTGAGGTCGAGGAGAAGGGACGGAAACGGGCCATACCGCTGACCTTCGCGATGGGCTGGAGGGCGGAGCTGGCTCTGAGGCAACTCCCGAGGGAGTCGGGCGACGGAATAGACGCCGCGCGGATGTACCTGGGCCTTCAGGTGCTGAAGTGTGCGAGGGACCGACAGGAGGGGTGGAGGTTCCTGCAGATCGTGAGGGACATGGAGCGTTTCGAGGTCCATTTCTGGTCCTACTGTTTCCTTAACTATGGTAGACGTGCAAGGAGGGGGTGGAGGGCGTTCTTTGGAGGAGAGGATTATAGAGTCTAAGAGTCCGGAGCTGGTGGGGTTTTGGCTCGAGGTGAGTAAGGAGGCGAAGAAGGAGAAGGTCGCCGCCGCTGTTCCGCCGATAAACAAGATGCTCTACTGGTGGACGAGGAAGCCGCTTATCGTCTCGAGGGCGGTCGCGGCCGCTGCAACACTCCCTGGAAAGGTATGCATCTCCCATGTGAAGAACCTGATAGGTCTGAATGGAGACAGACGGGCGTACAGCACCACCGTGAACGCAGAACGTTACAGGAGAATGGTCGACCTGAACGCGGATGGGTTGAAGGTCTTCGACCCCTTCGCGGGCTCGGGCAACCTGCTCTTCGCGGTGCTTGAGCTGGGCCTCAACTGCCGCGGAATGGACTACAACCCGGTAGCGTACCTCATCATGAAGGCCACGCTCGAGTACCCGGCTAAATTCGGGCCGAGGTTGGCGGAGGAGGTCGAGACCTACGGGAATGAGTTGATTGAGAGGACGAGGACTGAGCTGGAGAGGTTCTACAGGAGGAGCGGAAGGAGCGCGCTACATTATCTCTGGGTTTGGTGTATCAGATGTCCGCACTGTGGACAGAGAGTTCCCCTGACCAACCAGATGTGGCTAAGACGCGGAGTTAGGAAAAAGACCGACGTAGGATACCAGATTGTCTCTACGGAAGATGGCGACTTCCGGGTAAAGGTGGTGTACGGGATCAAACCGGAAGAGGCCTCGCGGTTCACGCAAAAGGGGGGAAGGGCCGTCTGCATAAGGTGCGGAAACGCGATAAGCTACAAGCAGATGACTGCAGGTATAGCGAAGGACCGCGACGCGGAGATGATAGCCGTCGTCGTCGAGGGGCCGAGGGGCAAGGAGTACGAAGAAGTGACCGATGAGGACAAAAGGGCGTACATGGAGGCGGAGCGCGAACTAGAAAGGAGATGGGAAAGTTCGATCGAAAGCGACCTGATTCCCATGGAAACGCTGAAAGAGTCTGAGCTTTATACATTGACAAACTACGGGTTCAGGCACTGGTATGAGGTTTTTAATGCGAGGCAGCTTCTCGTGATGACAACTCTGCTGAGAAACATCCGCTCGATCGTCTCGGAGATTAGGGACGCTGAGCTGGCGAAGGCCGTGGCCACATACCTCTCCTTCATGCTCTGCAAACATGTAGATTATAACTGTGTATCTGTGCTTTGGCATGTTACTAACGAACAGATAGCACATGCGCTCAGCATGAGGAGACCAAGCATGATCTACAACTTCGCTGAGACTAATCCGTTCGAGAGGACCAGCGGATCGTTGCACTCGTCGCTGAGTGGCGTCGTGAATGGGATAAGATATGCGACTAGGCTTACTAACGTCGGGGCTAGGCCTGAGGTCGTGTGGGGATCTGCCCTCAATCCTCAGCTCTTCCCTAGAAGAGAGTACGACGTGATCATAACCGATCCGCCTTACCTTGACGACGTGCCGTACGGCGAGCTCAGCGATTTCTTCTACGTCTGGCTCTACAGGGCTCTGAGGGGCCATTACCCCGAGCTGCCTCCACCGACTCCAATTGACGAGGACTTAGTACTAAGCGGAGGTAGGTTCGGGGGAGACAGCAGGCTTGCACTGAGCTTCTATGAAAGTGGGTTGCAGAATAGCTTCGTCAACATATACAACGCCCTGAAGGACGACGGTCTGCTGGTAGTCTTTTTCGCCCACTCAAGCACCGAGGCCTGGGACCTCCTCCTGCGGGTCCTAAGGAAGGCAAGGTTCAGAGTCGTTTCGAGCTATGCAGTTCACACGGAGATGGAGACAAATGTCTTAGCGTCGGGGAAGACCTCTTTCATGAGTTCGATCGTGGTAACCTGCAGGAAAATCCTTGAGGAGAAGGAAGAGTACTTCGAGTCGCTTGCACCGAAGATCGAGTCCGAGGTTAAGTCCCTACTGGAATCCTTCTCCGACCAGGACCTCCTCGAGGTGCCGATAACAGACTTGCTGATCATGGCATACGGCAAGGTGCTCGAGGTGGCGACACAGTACACCAAGCTGAAGAGCTACAAGGCCGACTTCAGACCGGACTTCGAGACACTCGTCTCCTCCGCCAGGGACTACATAATGAGGCACCTCGTCCACAGGCTCGTGGGCATGTCTCCGAACGCTCTCGGCCCCCTCGCATCATTCGCCGTCGTCGCTAAGGTCTTCTACGGAGGTAACATTCCCGCCGACGAAGCGCTAAAGCTCGCCAAAGCCTTCGGACTCGACCTAGACTCCCTAACAAGGACTTACCTCAAGAAGGCCAAGGGAAGCGTCGAGATCCTACACTTCGACGAGGTGAAGCTGCCCGAATCGCCCGACGACCTCGACAAGAGCGACCTATACCATCAGCTACTCTTCCTGCTCTCCTACGCCACGCGTAACGGCGCCGCCCGCGTCAAACCCCTCCTCTCCCACCCGAACATGAGGGTCGATGACCTTCGAGCATTGATAGGGCTGCTCCTGAAAAGCTACCAGCTCCGCCAGAACAGAGGGGAGAAGTTCTCGGAAAAGGAGTTAGAGGAGTTCAACCTGCTCAGGACCCTCCACGACGTGATCCCTGGCCAGTCACCGGGAAGGGGCGCCAGCACCCT
This DNA window, taken from Thermosphaera sp., encodes the following:
- a CDS encoding DUF1156 domain-containing protein, with translation MEERIIESKSPELVGFWLEVSKEAKKEKVAAAVPPINKMLYWWTRKPLIVSRAVAAAATLPGKVCISHVKNLIGLNGDRRAYSTTVNAERYRRMVDLNADGLKVFDPFAGSGNLLFAVLELGLNCRGMDYNPVAYLIMKATLEYPAKFGPRLAEEVETYGNELIERTRTELERFYRRSGRSALHYLWVWCIRCPHCGQRVPLTNQMWLRRGVRKKTDVGYQIVSTEDGDFRVKVVYGIKPEEASRFTQKGGRAVCIRCGNAISYKQMTAGIAKDRDAEMIAVVVEGPRGKEYEEVTDEDKRAYMEAERELERRWESSIESDLIPMETLKESELYTLTNYGFRHWYEVFNARQLLVMTTLLRNIRSIVSEIRDAELAKAVATYLSFMLCKHVDYNCVSVLWHVTNEQIAHALSMRRPSMIYNFAETNPFERTSGSLHSSLSGVVNGIRYATRLTNVGARPEVVWGSALNPQLFPRREYDVIITDPPYLDDVPYGELSDFFYVWLYRALRGHYPELPPPTPIDEDLVLSGGRFGGDSRLALSFYESGLQNSFVNIYNALKDDGLLVVFFAHSSTEAWDLLLRVLRKARFRVVSSYAVHTEMETNVLASGKTSFMSSIVVTCRKILEEKEEYFESLAPKIESEVKSLLESFSDQDLLEVPITDLLIMAYGKVLEVATQYTKLKSYKADFRPDFETLVSSARDYIMRHLVHRLVGMSPNALGPLASFAVVAKVFYGGNIPADEALKLAKAFGLDLDSLTRTYLKKAKGSVEILHFDEVKLPESPDDLDKSDLYHQLLFLLSYATRNGAARVKPLLSHPNMRVDDLRALIGLLLKSYQLRQNRGEKFSEKELEEFNLLRTLHDVIPGQSPGRGASTLDRYLEGGIP